One segment of Pseudodesulfovibrio sp. 5S69 DNA contains the following:
- a CDS encoding ATP-binding cassette domain-containing protein — protein sequence MPETSGSLPLEIKGLRKTFKRGKGRVEALRGVSFALEHGSVNALLGPDGAGKTTLIRLATGIMAPDEGSVTVLGMDSIGRAQDIQSAIGYMPQRFGLYEDLTVQENLNLYADLQGVGRQERGERYESLMEMTNLAPFTKRLAGRLSGGMKQKLGLACSLLKTPRFLLLDEPTVGVDPLSRRELWSIVDALVRKDDITVLVSTAYLDEAARCDRVFILQDGELIGQGAPDTFVDKARGRAWRVTPETTPRVVQSRLFGKHGIADATLESGWVRVVTRDEDMPESLFREAGAEDPQAVEPIFEDGFMLLLNRDTQADAPALKVARVHGSGDGAAISVTGLERRFGDFYAVKGLTFSVKRGEIFGLLGPNGAGKSTTFRMLCGLLPATGGTLKVGGLNLRRAAAKARKNLGYMAQKFSLYGQLSVLENLNFFSKVYGLSGSHREERVQWALNELDLADQAETTSGELPFGFRQRLSLACALMHEPDILFLDEPTSGVDPLARRQFWARINSLAEQGVTVVVTTHFMEEAEYCDRMLIMMAGELLAQGTPDEIRRYAGTDGDATIEKAFIALVEEHRARQKEG from the coding sequence ATGCCGGAGACAAGCGGTTCCCTGCCCCTGGAGATCAAGGGCTTGCGCAAGACTTTCAAACGGGGGAAGGGCCGGGTGGAGGCCCTGCGGGGCGTCTCGTTCGCCCTTGAGCACGGCAGCGTCAATGCCCTGCTCGGTCCGGACGGCGCGGGCAAGACCACGCTCATCCGCCTGGCCACGGGGATCATGGCCCCGGACGAAGGCAGCGTGACCGTGCTCGGCATGGATTCCATCGGCCGAGCCCAGGACATCCAGTCGGCCATCGGCTACATGCCGCAGCGGTTCGGCCTGTACGAGGACCTGACCGTGCAGGAGAACCTCAACCTCTACGCGGATTTGCAGGGGGTGGGACGGCAGGAGCGCGGCGAGCGCTACGAATCCCTGATGGAGATGACCAACCTGGCTCCGTTCACCAAGCGGCTGGCCGGACGGCTCTCCGGCGGCATGAAGCAGAAGCTCGGGCTGGCCTGCTCCCTGCTCAAGACGCCGCGCTTTCTGCTCCTGGACGAACCCACCGTGGGCGTGGACCCTCTCTCAAGGCGCGAACTGTGGTCCATCGTGGACGCCCTGGTGCGCAAGGACGATATCACCGTGCTGGTCAGCACCGCCTACCTGGACGAGGCGGCCCGTTGCGACCGGGTCTTCATTCTCCAGGACGGCGAACTGATCGGGCAGGGCGCGCCGGACACCTTCGTCGACAAGGCGCGGGGGCGGGCCTGGCGGGTCACGCCCGAGACCACCCCGCGCGTGGTCCAGAGCCGCCTCTTCGGGAAGCATGGAATCGCCGATGCCACCTTGGAATCGGGGTGGGTCCGCGTGGTCACCAGGGACGAGGACATGCCGGAATCCCTGTTCCGCGAGGCCGGGGCCGAGGACCCGCAGGCCGTCGAGCCCATCTTCGAGGACGGCTTCATGCTCCTGCTCAACCGGGACACGCAGGCGGACGCCCCGGCCCTGAAGGTGGCCAGGGTGCACGGAAGCGGCGACGGCGCGGCCATCAGCGTCACCGGGCTGGAGCGGCGTTTCGGCGATTTCTACGCGGTCAAGGGGCTGACTTTCTCGGTCAAGCGCGGAGAAATCTTCGGCCTGCTCGGCCCCAACGGGGCGGGCAAGTCGACCACCTTCCGCATGCTCTGCGGCCTGCTGCCCGCCACGGGCGGGACCCTGAAGGTCGGCGGCCTGAACCTGCGCCGGGCCGCGGCCAAGGCGCGCAAGAACCTCGGCTACATGGCCCAGAAGTTCTCCTTGTACGGCCAGCTCTCGGTGCTTGAAAACCTGAATTTCTTCAGCAAGGTCTATGGGTTGTCCGGGTCGCATCGCGAAGAGCGGGTGCAGTGGGCCCTGAACGAACTGGACCTGGCCGACCAGGCCGAGACCACGTCCGGGGAGCTGCCCTTCGGCTTCCGCCAGCGCCTGTCCCTGGCCTGCGCCCTGATGCACGAGCCCGACATCCTCTTTCTGGATGAGCCCACCTCCGGGGTCGACCCCCTGGCCCGGCGGCAGTTCTGGGCCCGGATCAACTCCCTGGCCGAGCAGGGCGTGACCGTGGTGGTCACCACCCACTTCATGGAAGAGGCCGAGTATTGCGACCGCATGCTGATCATGATGGCCGGGGAGCTGCTGGCCCAGGGAACCCCGGACGAGATCCGGCGGTACGCCGGGACCGACGGCGACGCGACCATCGAAAAGGCCTTCATAGCCCTGGTCGA
- a CDS encoding efflux RND transporter periplasmic adaptor subunit: MRKVVIIILAVVLLGGGGYWAYRVFCPECADTGPLVLYGNVDIRQVNLAFKDSERIRDVLVEEGDEVEGGQKLAQLKTQRLESQIKALQAGVEAQKYVVIQLENGSRPEEIQQALAEERQALAERNLTKRTFDRQSRLLKSGANSPQDRDDALAQYDVAKAKYQVAVQNRILMEKGARWEEIASAKASLNKLEADLDVLKVQLAESALYAPTKAVVRSRNLEPGDMASPQSPVFTLGIMDPKWVRTYVPENKLGLIKPGMRGYAVADSWPDKRFEGWVGFISSTAEFTPRSVETPELRTSLVYEVRLNVHDPENVLRLGMPVTVRFDSEAAPAAQTADGN, from the coding sequence ATGCGTAAGGTTGTCATAATTATCTTGGCTGTGGTTCTCCTCGGCGGAGGCGGTTACTGGGCGTACAGGGTGTTTTGCCCCGAATGCGCGGACACGGGCCCGCTGGTGCTCTACGGGAACGTGGACATCCGACAGGTCAATCTTGCCTTCAAGGACAGCGAGCGGATTCGGGACGTCCTGGTGGAGGAGGGCGACGAGGTCGAAGGCGGCCAGAAACTGGCCCAGCTGAAGACCCAGCGGCTGGAGTCCCAGATCAAGGCACTCCAGGCCGGGGTGGAAGCCCAGAAGTATGTGGTCATCCAGTTGGAGAACGGTTCCCGGCCCGAAGAGATCCAGCAGGCCCTTGCCGAGGAACGCCAGGCGTTGGCCGAGCGGAATTTGACCAAGCGGACCTTTGATCGGCAGTCGCGGCTGCTCAAGAGCGGGGCCAACTCACCGCAGGACCGGGACGACGCCCTGGCCCAGTACGACGTGGCCAAGGCCAAGTACCAGGTGGCGGTGCAGAACCGCATCCTCATGGAGAAGGGGGCCCGGTGGGAGGAGATCGCCTCGGCCAAGGCCTCTCTGAACAAGCTCGAAGCCGACCTGGACGTGCTCAAGGTGCAGTTGGCCGAGAGCGCGCTCTATGCGCCCACCAAGGCGGTGGTCCGCAGCCGCAACCTGGAGCCGGGCGACATGGCCTCGCCCCAGAGCCCGGTCTTTACCCTGGGCATCATGGACCCCAAGTGGGTCCGGACCTATGTGCCCGAGAACAAGCTCGGGCTGATCAAGCCGGGCATGCGCGGCTACGCGGTGGCCGACTCCTGGCCGGACAAGCGGTTCGAGGGCTGGGTGGGGTTCATCTCCTCCACCGCCGAGTTCACACCCCGGTCCGTGGAGACCCCGGAGTTGCGCACCTCCCTGGTCTACGAGGTCCGCCTGAACGTCCACGATCCCGAAAACGTACTCAGGCTGGGTATGCCGGTGACGGTCCGTTTCGATTCCGAGGCCGCTCCCGCCGCGCAGACCGCCGACGGAAACTAG
- a CDS encoding MarR family winged helix-turn-helix transcriptional regulator translates to MFYLKDFPDEAMIARFKAILPNVDAAGVQIFIRLLALGSECLSRLDRVLGEHGLSHGRWIVLMLLRRREVWRALPSELADEQGISRATMSGLIRGLEEQGLVARQPDERDRRQTLVVLTPEGAALVERALPECLGLMERTLSPLDDEEKGEFRRLIEKLFPLGGA, encoded by the coding sequence ATGTTTTACCTGAAGGATTTTCCCGACGAAGCGATGATCGCCCGGTTCAAGGCCATCCTCCCGAACGTCGACGCGGCCGGCGTGCAGATATTCATCCGGCTCCTCGCGCTGGGCAGCGAATGCCTGTCGCGGCTGGACCGGGTGCTCGGCGAGCACGGGTTGAGCCACGGCCGCTGGATCGTGCTCATGCTCCTGCGGCGCCGGGAGGTCTGGCGGGCACTGCCCTCGGAACTGGCCGACGAGCAGGGCATCTCCAGGGCGACCATGTCCGGGCTGATCCGGGGCCTGGAGGAGCAGGGGCTGGTTGCCCGGCAGCCGGACGAGCGCGACAGGCGGCAGACCCTGGTCGTCCTGACGCCGGAGGGCGCCGCCCTGGTGGAGCGGGCCCTGCCCGAATGTCTCGGGCTCATGGAGCGGACGCTTTCGCCCCTGGACGACGAGGAAAAAGGCGAGTTCAGGAGGTTGATTGAAAAATTGTTTCCCCTCGGCGGCGCTTGA
- a CDS encoding pyridoxal phosphate-dependent aminotransferase, which produces MQLISSQIAGYMERSSWIRKMFEEGIALKKQFGEDAVCDFSLGNPDLPPPPAIKEGLLELAEQADKPFFMGYMPNFGYPDVREKLAAEVSKEQGTPVTADCLVITCGAAGALNSFFRAVLEPGDEVISPAPFFVEYTFYCENHGAKLITVPAKPLTFQLDLEAMDKAITDKTRVVMLNSPNNPSGAVYDKASLEGLAAILEKHNAGRERPIYILADEPYRFLAFDGVDVPSLLPIYPFTVVCSSFSKNLSMAGERIGYALVNPAMEGMAALVGAITLTNRILGFVNAPALAQKLMARALGSGVDISIYDRRRKAMAEVLDYAGYEYTMPKGAFYFFPKAPGGDDVKFCAALQEEKVLAVPGSGFGYPGFFRLSFSVEDKIIPRSKQGFAAALAKFK; this is translated from the coding sequence ATGCAGCTTATTTCCAGCCAGATAGCGGGATACATGGAGCGGTCCTCCTGGATCCGCAAGATGTTCGAAGAGGGCATCGCCCTGAAGAAACAGTTCGGTGAGGACGCGGTCTGCGACTTCAGCCTGGGCAACCCGGACCTGCCGCCGCCGCCCGCCATCAAGGAAGGGCTCCTGGAGCTGGCCGAACAGGCCGACAAGCCGTTCTTCATGGGCTACATGCCCAACTTCGGCTACCCCGACGTGCGCGAAAAGCTGGCCGCCGAGGTCTCGAAGGAACAGGGCACGCCCGTGACCGCCGACTGCCTGGTCATCACCTGCGGCGCGGCGGGCGCGCTCAACTCGTTTTTCCGGGCCGTGCTCGAACCCGGCGACGAGGTCATCAGCCCGGCCCCGTTCTTCGTGGAGTACACCTTCTACTGCGAAAATCACGGCGCGAAACTGATCACGGTCCCGGCCAAGCCCCTGACCTTCCAGCTCGATCTGGAGGCCATGGACAAGGCCATCACCGACAAGACCCGCGTGGTCATGCTCAACTCGCCCAACAACCCGTCGGGCGCGGTCTACGACAAGGCGTCCCTCGAAGGACTGGCCGCCATCCTCGAAAAACATAACGCGGGACGCGAACGGCCCATCTACATCCTGGCCGACGAACCCTACCGGTTCCTGGCCTTCGACGGCGTGGACGTGCCCAGCCTGCTGCCCATCTACCCCTTCACCGTGGTATGCTCGTCCTTCTCCAAGAACCTGTCCATGGCCGGCGAGCGCATCGGCTACGCCCTGGTCAACCCGGCCATGGAGGGCATGGCCGCCCTGGTCGGGGCCATCACCCTGACCAACCGCATCCTCGGCTTCGTCAACGCCCCGGCCCTGGCCCAAAAGCTCATGGCCCGCGCGCTCGGCTCGGGCGTGGACATCTCCATCTACGACCGCCGCCGCAAGGCCATGGCCGAAGTCCTCGACTACGCGGGCTACGAATACACCATGCCCAAGGGCGCGTTCTACTTCTTCCCCAAGGCCCCCGGCGGCGACGACGTCAAATTCTGCGCCGCGCTCCAGGAAGAAAAAGTCCTGGCCGTGCCCGGCTCCGGCTTCGGCTACCCCGGCTTCTTCCGCCTGTCCTTCTCCGTGGAAGACAAGATCATCCCCCGCTCCAAACAAGGCTTCGCCGCCGCCCTGGCCAAGTTCAAATAA
- a CDS encoding methyl-accepting chemotaxis protein, protein MKLSNIGIGQRLVAMLALLMLALVVFFLVSVSYGTKNLTLSIVNKTLSQNTRSVTATLDSWIQDRMHFLGLAATSEEVVEAAADGDWHRAEAWLQRAKAQDPMLESLFVHDAKGISVVTTNEGGRGKDYTSRPYYKAIMTDGQDEYISEVTLSPATNKPRIAFVRAVKRDGKTIGYVGMSVQGEAFSDFLAPIKVGENGYCYMYDDRGKVLAHPDSSLIFKDLSGSSFIQEGLRQKNGFIEYEWDGAVKYMAFGQVKRTGWIVALTAERSDFLHEANQLQFRLVVGGGVALIVILALVFVVIRRLVSKPLAVIAEKAELVSRGDLSVDFSGRFSGELARLRDSFEAMVDSLGKVVEDIQSGSENVASGAEELSATAEALAQGATAQAGGVERLSSAIEQISASINNTASNAKETESLAAQAAKDAQEGGEAVAEAVSAMSDIAEKISIIEEIARQTNLLALNAAIEAARAGEHGKGFAVVAAEVRKLAERSGVAANEISELSASSMTVANRAGKMLERLVPDIQKTSELIQEITASTQEQNSGANDINTATTELDRVIQQNAAASEETSSTSEELSGQAVQLQQTVSYFKLRRSAGPVRTPKRPVVTRTPAPVLTGDDEPGGGDFERF, encoded by the coding sequence ATGAAGCTTTCGAATATAGGAATCGGGCAACGGCTGGTCGCCATGTTGGCGCTGCTGATGCTCGCCCTGGTTGTCTTTTTCCTGGTCTCCGTATCCTACGGGACCAAGAATCTTACCCTTTCCATCGTCAACAAGACCCTGAGCCAGAACACACGCAGCGTCACCGCCACCCTGGACAGCTGGATCCAGGACCGCATGCACTTCCTCGGCCTGGCCGCCACATCGGAAGAGGTCGTCGAGGCCGCCGCGGACGGCGACTGGCACCGGGCCGAGGCCTGGCTGCAACGGGCCAAGGCCCAGGACCCCATGCTGGAATCCCTGTTCGTGCACGATGCCAAGGGGATCAGCGTGGTCACCACCAACGAGGGCGGCCGGGGCAAGGATTACACCTCCAGGCCCTACTACAAGGCCATCATGACCGATGGCCAGGACGAGTACATCTCCGAAGTGACCCTGTCCCCGGCCACCAACAAGCCGAGGATTGCCTTTGTCCGCGCCGTCAAGCGCGACGGCAAGACCATCGGTTACGTCGGCATGTCCGTCCAGGGGGAGGCGTTTTCCGACTTCCTCGCGCCGATCAAGGTCGGTGAGAACGGCTACTGCTACATGTACGACGACAGGGGCAAGGTCCTGGCCCACCCGGACAGTTCCCTGATCTTCAAGGACCTGAGCGGGTCGAGCTTCATCCAGGAGGGGCTGCGCCAAAAGAACGGCTTCATCGAGTACGAATGGGATGGCGCGGTCAAGTACATGGCCTTTGGCCAGGTCAAGCGCACCGGCTGGATCGTGGCCCTGACCGCCGAACGCTCCGACTTCCTCCATGAGGCCAACCAGCTCCAGTTCCGCCTGGTCGTCGGCGGCGGCGTGGCCCTGATCGTCATCCTCGCCCTGGTCTTCGTGGTCATCCGCAGGCTGGTCTCCAAGCCGCTCGCCGTGATCGCCGAAAAGGCGGAGCTGGTCAGCCGCGGCGACCTGTCCGTGGACTTCTCCGGTCGGTTCAGCGGCGAACTTGCCCGGCTGCGTGACTCCTTCGAGGCCATGGTCGACAGCCTCGGCAAGGTGGTCGAGGACATCCAGTCCGGCAGCGAAAACGTGGCCTCCGGGGCCGAGGAGCTGTCCGCCACGGCCGAGGCCCTGGCCCAGGGCGCCACGGCCCAGGCCGGAGGCGTGGAACGGCTGTCCAGCGCCATTGAGCAGATCAGCGCCAGCATCAACAACACCGCGTCCAACGCCAAGGAGACCGAGTCCCTGGCCGCCCAGGCCGCCAAGGACGCCCAGGAGGGCGGCGAGGCCGTGGCCGAAGCGGTCAGCGCCATGAGCGATATCGCCGAGAAGATATCCATCATCGAGGAGATCGCCCGCCAGACCAACCTCCTGGCCCTCAACGCCGCCATCGAGGCCGCCCGCGCCGGTGAACACGGCAAGGGCTTCGCCGTGGTCGCCGCCGAGGTCCGCAAGCTCGCCGAACGGTCCGGGGTCGCCGCCAACGAGATCAGCGAACTGTCCGCCTCGAGCATGACCGTGGCCAACCGCGCCGGAAAGATGCTCGAACGGCTCGTCCCGGACATCCAGAAGACCTCGGAACTCATCCAGGAGATCACCGCTTCCACCCAGGAACAGAACTCCGGCGCGAACGACATCAACACCGCCACCACGGAACTCGACCGCGTCATCCAGCAGAACGCCGCGGCCTCCGAAGAAACCTCCTCCACCTCCGAGGAACTCTCCGGCCAGGCCGTCCAACTGCAACAGACCGTCAGCTACTTCAAGTTGCGCCGAAGCGCCGGACCCGTCCGGACTCCCAAGCGCCCGGTGGTCACCCGCACCCCGGCCCCGGTACTGACCGGCGACGACGAGCCCGGCGGAGGCGACTTCGAACGGTTCTGA
- a CDS encoding substrate-binding periplasmic protein, whose amino-acid sequence MNWLSRFSPAVFLLFFLWPLTNSARAAASADLRVLAEPNGRAVQPQNGGLGGWAVDLVRELMDRTHCTAAIEPMPWARAYDIALNKPGVVLFPTTRTEERDPRFYWVGPIFRVRWCFLARKGSGVTIRCLDDARRVGSIGTYFGDARDRYLAGLGFTNLQRAASDATNYRKLEYGRLDLIVGSDTGLESMADAAGIDPNNFEPVFVLKEVDLYVALSHGTAPETVDAWQRAFRTMRDDGTLAGILNRWYPGLKPPLDERLPWRDKND is encoded by the coding sequence ATGAACTGGTTGTCACGCTTTTCCCCGGCCGTTTTTCTTCTCTTTTTCCTCTGGCCACTTACGAATTCCGCCCGCGCGGCCGCATCGGCCGACCTCCGAGTGCTTGCCGAGCCCAACGGTCGGGCGGTCCAGCCCCAAAACGGCGGACTGGGCGGCTGGGCCGTGGACCTCGTCCGCGAACTCATGGACCGGACACACTGCACGGCGGCCATCGAGCCCATGCCGTGGGCACGGGCCTACGACATCGCCCTGAACAAGCCCGGGGTGGTCCTGTTTCCCACCACCCGGACCGAGGAGCGCGACCCGCGCTTCTACTGGGTGGGGCCGATCTTCCGGGTGCGCTGGTGCTTTCTGGCCCGCAAGGGGTCCGGGGTCACCATCCGTTGCCTGGACGACGCCCGCAGGGTCGGGTCCATCGGCACCTACTTCGGCGATGCGCGCGACCGCTATCTCGCCGGGCTGGGGTTCACCAACCTGCAACGGGCCGCGAGCGACGCGACCAACTACCGCAAATTGGAGTACGGGCGGCTGGACCTGATCGTGGGCAGCGACACCGGGCTGGAGTCCATGGCCGACGCCGCCGGAATCGACCCGAACAACTTCGAGCCGGTGTTCGTGCTCAAGGAGGTGGACCTGTACGTGGCCCTGTCGCACGGCACCGCGCCCGAGACCGTGGACGCCTGGCAGCGGGCGTTCCGGACCATGCGCGACGACGGGACCCTGGCCGGCATCCTGAACAGGTGGTATCCCGGCCTGAAGCCGCCCCTGGACGAGCGGCTTCCCTGGCGCGACAAGAATGACTGA
- the ilvD gene encoding dihydroxy-acid dehydratase: MRSKKMTGGLEKAPHRSLLYASGLSKEEMDRPLIGVCNAQNEIIPGHVHLDTIAEAVKAGIRMAGGTPLEFPAIGVCDGLAMNHEGMKMSLPSREIIADSVEIMATAHPFDAIVCIPNCDKIVPGMLMAMLRLNIPAVLVSGGPMLAGHKKTSDLITVFEGVGKVRSGQMTEEELEEYTAGACPTCGSCAGMFTANSMNCMAESIGLALPGNGTIPAVMSARVRLAKKAGMQVMEMYERDIRPRDIVTEKSVHNAVTMDMALGCSTNTTLHLPALFAEANLDLSLQMFNEISMKTPNLCKLAPAGPHYMQDLDESGGIPGVMSELVKKDLLNLDVMTVTGKTLGENLKDLNAQVTNHEIVRPIDNPYSNEGGIAILYGNIAPDGCCVKQSAVAPEMMRNTGTARVFNSEEEGVAAILGNEIKPGDVVVILYEGPKGGPGMREMLTPTSAISGMGLGGSVALITDGRFSGGTRGAAVGHISPEAAAGGPVGLIREGDRIEIDIPARTINLLVDEAELEERKKTHKPVVKEVSSPFLRRYAKLVTSAARGAVYEK; the protein is encoded by the coding sequence ATGCGTAGTAAAAAGATGACTGGTGGATTGGAGAAGGCCCCGCACCGTTCGCTGTTGTATGCGAGCGGGCTGTCCAAGGAAGAGATGGACAGGCCCCTGATCGGCGTATGCAACGCCCAGAATGAAATTATCCCCGGTCATGTGCACCTGGATACCATCGCCGAAGCCGTCAAGGCGGGCATCCGCATGGCGGGCGGCACGCCGCTCGAATTCCCGGCCATCGGCGTGTGCGACGGCCTGGCCATGAACCACGAGGGCATGAAGATGTCACTGCCCAGCCGCGAGATCATCGCCGATTCGGTGGAAATCATGGCCACGGCACACCCGTTCGACGCCATCGTCTGCATCCCCAACTGCGACAAGATCGTGCCCGGCATGCTCATGGCCATGCTCCGGCTGAACATCCCGGCCGTGCTCGTGTCCGGCGGCCCCATGCTGGCCGGGCACAAGAAGACCTCGGACCTGATTACCGTGTTCGAGGGCGTGGGCAAGGTCCGCTCGGGCCAGATGACCGAGGAGGAGCTGGAGGAATACACGGCGGGCGCGTGCCCCACCTGCGGCTCGTGCGCGGGCATGTTCACGGCCAACTCCATGAACTGCATGGCCGAGTCCATTGGCCTGGCCCTGCCCGGCAACGGCACCATCCCGGCGGTCATGTCCGCCCGCGTCCGGCTGGCCAAGAAGGCGGGCATGCAGGTCATGGAGATGTATGAGCGCGACATCCGGCCGCGCGACATCGTCACCGAGAAATCCGTGCACAACGCGGTGACCATGGACATGGCGTTGGGCTGTTCGACCAACACCACCCTGCACCTGCCCGCCCTGTTCGCCGAGGCGAACCTTGATCTTTCGCTTCAGATGTTCAATGAAATCAGCATGAAGACGCCCAACCTGTGCAAGCTGGCCCCGGCCGGGCCGCACTACATGCAGGACCTGGACGAGTCCGGCGGCATCCCCGGCGTCATGAGCGAGCTGGTCAAGAAGGACCTGCTCAACCTCGACGTCATGACCGTCACCGGCAAGACGCTCGGCGAGAACCTCAAGGACCTGAACGCCCAGGTCACCAACCACGAGATCGTCCGGCCCATCGACAACCCCTATTCCAACGAGGGCGGCATCGCCATCCTGTACGGCAACATCGCGCCCGACGGCTGCTGCGTGAAGCAGTCCGCCGTGGCTCCGGAGATGATGCGGAACACCGGCACGGCCCGGGTCTTCAACAGCGAGGAGGAGGGCGTGGCCGCCATCCTGGGCAACGAGATCAAGCCCGGCGACGTGGTCGTCATCCTCTACGAAGGCCCCAAGGGCGGCCCCGGCATGCGCGAGATGCTCACCCCCACCTCGGCCATTTCCGGCATGGGGCTCGGCGGGTCCGTGGCGCTCATCACCGACGGCCGGTTCTCCGGCGGCACGCGCGGCGCGGCCGTGGGCCACATCTCGCCCGAGGCCGCGGCCGGTGGGCCGGTGGGCCTGATCCGCGAGGGCGATCGTATCGAGATCGACATCCCGGCCCGCACGATCAACCTGCTGGTGGACGAGGCCGAGCTGGAGGAACGCAAGAAGACCCACAAACCCGTGGTCAAGGAGGTCTCCTCCCCGTTCCTGCGGCGCTACGCCAAGCTGGTCACCTCGGCCGCGCGCGGCGCGGTCTACGAGAAATAG
- a CDS encoding DUF6946 family protein — MKRIYRPTGSPEDWRGFLASPEKQWKNGCSAKELAYAWESADGWPPEVAALLKSAPDFADLEMILAIPEHKVPLPGPGNPSQNDLFVLAGNGSGPVTVMVEGKAAEPFGQPLGQWRQGASDGKRRRLAHLQDILGLPDKLPDSVRYQLLHRTASALIEARRFRAKAAVMLVHSFSPTHQWFNDFAAFLDLFAVNAKPGQLHRVSTDTRVPLYAGWATGRPAAP; from the coding sequence ATGAAACGAATCTACAGGCCCACCGGGTCCCCCGAAGACTGGCGCGGGTTCCTGGCATCCCCCGAAAAACAGTGGAAAAACGGCTGCTCGGCCAAGGAGTTGGCCTACGCCTGGGAGTCCGCCGACGGCTGGCCGCCCGAGGTCGCCGCCCTGCTCAAAAGCGCCCCGGACTTCGCCGACCTGGAGATGATCCTGGCCATCCCCGAACACAAAGTCCCCCTGCCGGGCCCCGGCAATCCATCACAGAACGACCTCTTCGTCCTGGCCGGGAACGGCTCCGGGCCGGTCACGGTCATGGTCGAGGGCAAAGCGGCCGAGCCCTTCGGCCAGCCGCTGGGCCAGTGGCGGCAGGGTGCCTCGGACGGCAAGCGGCGACGGCTCGCCCATCTTCAGGATATCCTCGGCCTGCCGGACAAGCTGCCGGACTCGGTGCGCTACCAGCTCCTGCACCGAACGGCCTCGGCCCTAATCGAGGCCCGCCGCTTCCGCGCGAAGGCCGCGGTCATGCTGGTCCACTCCTTCAGCCCCACCCACCAGTGGTTCAACGACTTCGCGGCCTTCCTGGACCTCTTCGCCGTCAACGCCAAGCCCGGCCAGCTCCACCGCGTCTCCACGGACACCCGCGTTCCCCTGTACGCGGGCTGGGCCACGGGCAGGCCCGCCGCCCCCTGA